A single Ctenopharyngodon idella isolate HZGC_01 chromosome 22, HZGC01, whole genome shotgun sequence DNA region contains:
- the arhgef19 gene encoding rho guanine nucleotide exchange factor 19: MLPGYGFSPLLDFQPHLQAFHCRGESSDMWFPGSVEAQALSDSREGRPLLRQHQHIAVCQQETLAFIDLQQPSINGFQSCTPESCSSSLCSKPVRCNGNSPSDFAKNGSTDTTLDNYLTQDSNNVEVVQDQTWTPITGLPETVYEKPEPGVKSLSSRDLFLPLSPTYAPEDRNSLESQQLSSPSSPLEFQSPDPFRPQRRTSLGSIKEKSIRRKMRVYSPDTLIDKSLSSPGVECDYLLPTSFESFVEGGLGMVGSTIPTSQSSSPLPGVDEDLSLLAIPTSPKPFLDIPQEGARSEGGVNDGGRQRLGLEDCEALEGPALNSGTSLPLSCSRSVDSERRRFSASELISRLQLSQRKNSFTLKLGKSLSARVASRDRHLSGNLSSDHKPNSRRCFSGGSSDTAPHSPVGLAPPLPSADCNLPLHRRSTKQSMRKISIDEDEGSASSSSKRLSRFLPNLILYQEYSDVAINREIQRQQGAEPGIDEERGDSVSPGNLSPSSSFRSSRGSAFSLWQDIPDVRSSGQLDNFSNEERKLQEAKFELVTSEASYIRSLSIAVDHFMTSPELCECLGMQERQWLFSKLPDVKEVSERFLLDLEHRLEGDILRFDVCDIVLDHCPALRRVYLPYVTNQAYQEQTYQRLLQDNPRFPGILARLEEDPVCQRLPLTSFLILPFQRITRLKMLVENILKRTTPGSRDEDTATKALNELKKIIKECNSSVQSMKRMEELIHLNKKINFEGKIFPLISQSRWLVKHGELLEVDTQNLNISGSKFKLTTRPVYLHLFNDCLLLSRRKDTWKFMVFVHAKIEDLKVKDLSQKLQGISGFIFYLQLCEGQQLKHQILLKSPTESSKQRWITAMFPSDPKAAIEQTNENDDLSQVQCIKSYQSQEHDELTLEKADILQAVTITSDGWVEGIRLSDGERGWFPKTYVEEITSRSARLRNLRENIRIKCVSQKLEGETL, encoded by the exons GAAAGCTGTAGTTCCTCTCTTTGCTCCAAGCCTGTCAGATGCAATGGAAACAGTCCATCTGACTTTGCCAAGAATGGGAGTACAGACACAACACTGGACAATTATTTGACCCAGGATAGCAATAATGTGGAAGTGGTTCAGGATCAGACGTGGACACCTATTACTGGCTTACCTGAGACCGTTTATGAAAAACCTGAACCAGGAGTTAAGAGCCTCAGTTCTCGAGACTTGTTTCTGCCTTTGTCCCCTACATATGCACCTGAGGACAGGAACTCTTTGGAGTCTCAACAGCTGAGCTCCCCCTCTTCCCCCTTAGAGTTCCAGAGTCCGGACCCATTTCGCCCTCAAAGACGCACCTCTTTGGGATCCATAAAAGAGAAGTCCATAA GGCGTAAGATGAGGGTGTACTCTCCAGACACTCTGATTGATAAGTCTCTCAGCAGCCCAGGCGTGGAGTGTGATTACCTGCTCCCAACATCCTTTGAATCATTTGTAGAAGGAGGGCTTGGCATGGTGGGCTCTACTATCCCCACATCCCAAAGTTCCAGCCCTCTCCCAGGGGTAGATGAGGACCTCTCTCTTCTTGCCATACCGACCTCTCCAAAACCATTCTTAGATATCCCTCAGGAGGGTGCCAGATCAGAAGGGGGCGTAAATGATGGGGGGAGGCAGAGGTTGGGCCTAGAAGACTGCGAAGCCCTGGAAGGCCCTGCCCTCAACAGTGGGACCTCACTGCCTCTGTCTTGTTCTCGCTCAGTAGACAGTGAGCGCCGGCGCTTCTCTGCCTCTGAGCTCATCTCCCGCCTGCAACTTTCCCAGAGGAAGAACTCTTTTACCCTTAAGCTGGGCAAGTCTCTCTCTGCTCGTGTGGCCTCCCGGGATCGCCACCTGTCTGGAAACCTTAGCTCAGACC ACAAACCCAACTCCAGACGTTGCTTCTCAGGGGGATCAAGTGACACTGCACCACATAGTCCGGTGGGGCTTGCACCACCGCTGCCCTCTGCTGACTGTAATCTGCCACTGCACAGGAGGAGTACAAAGCAAAG TATGAGAAAGATTTCCATTGATGAGGATGAAGGCAGTGCTTCCAGTAGCTCTAAACGTCTATCACGATTCTTGCCAAACT TGATTTTGTATCAGGAATACAGTGATGTTGCTATCAACAGAGAGATTCAGAGGCAGCAGGGGGCAGAGCCAGGAATTGATGAAGAAAGAGGGGACTCTGTGTCCCCTGGCAACCTCTCCCCATCCAGCTCATTCCGCTCATCACGAGGCTCCGCCTTTTCCCTTTGGCAGGATATTCCTGATGTTCGGTCCAGTGGACAACTCGACAACTTCAGCAATGAAGAGCGTAAACTGCAGGAG GCCAAGTTTGAGTTGGTGACATCAGAGGCCTCATACATACGCAGCTTGTCTATTGCAGTTGACCATTTTATGACGTCTCCTGAGCTGTGTGAGTGTCTTGGGATGCAGGAGAGGCAGTGGCTCTTCTCCAAACTGCCTGATGTGAAAGAAGTCAGTGAGAG GTTTCTTCTAGATCTGGAGCATAGATTAGAAGGGGACATTTTGCGTTTTGACGTGTGTGACATTGTCCTTGACCACTGTCCTGCACTGCGGAGGGTTTATCTGCCTTATGTCACCAATCAAGCCTATCAGGAACAAACCTATCAGCGGCTACT GCAAGATAATCCCCGTTTCCCTGGAATCCTTGCCCGCCTGGAAGAGGACCCAGTATGCCAGAGGCTGCCTCTTACATCATTCCTTATCCTTCCTTTTCAAAGGATCACACGACTCAAAATGCTAGTGGAG AATATCCTAAAGAGAACAACGCCTGGATCACGAGATGAGGACACTGCCACCAAAGCACTTAATGAGCTCAAAAAG ATAATAAAGGAATGTAACTCCAGTGTGCAGTCCATGAAGAGGATGGAAGAACTAATTCATctaaacaagaaaataaactTTGAGGGCAAG attttcccTCTCATCTCTCAGTCTCGTTGGCTGGTCAAACATGGTGAACTTCTAGAAGTGGACACACAGAACTTGAATATATCTGGGTCTAAGTTTAAACTTACCACTCGTCCTGTGTACCTTCACCTGTTTAATGACTGTCTTCTGCTGTCCCGGAGGAAGGA CACATGGAAGTTCATGGTGTTTGTACATGCAAAGATTGAAGACCTCAAGGTGAAAGACCTAAGCCAGAAACTTCAGGGAATCTCAGGATTCATCTTCTACCTGCAGTTATGTGAGGGGCAACAGCTAAAACACCAGATTCTGCTCAAGTCGCCCACAGA GAGCAGCAAACAGAGGTGGATCACAGCCATGTTTCCCTCTGACCCAAAGGCAGCTATTGAGCAGACCAATGAGAATGATG ATCTATCTCAAGTCCAGTGCATCAAGAGCTACCAGTCTCAGGAGCATGATGAGTTAACGCTGGAGAAGGCAGACATCCTTCAAGCTGTAACAATTACAAGTGATG GGTGGGTAGAGGGGATTCGGTTGTCGGATGGAGAGAGGGGCTGGTTCCCCAAAACTTACGTGGAGGAGATCACAAGCCGCAGTGCTCGTTTGCGAAACCTCCGTGAAAACATTCGCATCAAGTGTGTCTCACAAAAATTAGAGGGAGAGACTCTCTGA